Sequence from the Gloeocapsopsis dulcis genome:
ACCGATGCCACCCGCATACGTTGCTTTTTCTACCATGATGCGATGGGCAATTTGGCTGGGTGACTCGTGCGGATACTCTCGTTGTAGCTTTCTGACTTCCTCAGTTGCTTTTTCAACATCAACGTTATCGGTTGCGCCAACTATCCATTGCAGATTGAGAACGCGAGAAAAGCGACGTACTAACCAGTTATCACCAACAAAGCTAACCGCTTCGCCAGCAGTTTGTGTTGCTTGAGAAATGAGATCGTGTGTTTGTTTCGTTGCTGCTTCACCAGCTTCTACCGCAGTTTGAGCAAGAGATAAGCCTGTTTGGGCAGCAGTCGTTGCCACTGATACAGTAACATCACCAACTGTTTTGGCAAAGAAATCAAATAAAGATGCTGAATCAGATTTATCCTCTGTCGCTGTGTTTTTTGTAGAAGACGTAGAATTATCAGTTTTTGGCGGGAAAATTGTGACTTCTACATCTGATGCATCGGATGCAGATGATTGCTTTTGAGATTGATCTGTCATAAGTAAGCGTAATTTAAACCAACTTCACCTTCCTTTTAGCGGAAATAGTAAACATAAAACATCTATCTGCGATCGCATTTTAGCTAGTAATAAGAGTGATTTTTTGTTTTAACGGGTACTACTAACAGGAGTACTTCTATTTGTTTTTGGTTGCAGAAGACGTTGGTCTACTTTAGTTGCGACATCTTGAAGTGATGCTTGTGGTGTGGTGTGATTGAGTGACATCACTGCGGTGAATACGCCCACATTTCCCCGCCGAAAGCTACCAACATCTACTTGCGCCCTTTGATTTAATGCACCTATTTCTAGTGTCGCCCCTGCTGAAGAATTACCCACATTTAGGCGATTTGGTTGGTGTTCGAGTAGATTAGCTGCTACACCAATTTGAGGTTGTAATTTAGCAAATAACTGTTGCCAGTATTGTGGTTGTTCGACTTGGCGCAGATTAGCATCGAAGCGTAGTAGGCTCAATGGTTGACTTGGTATTGTTGTCGTAAAGCCCGAAACAACTTCTAAGGTGTTGCGGTTGACATAGACAAAATAATCGTTGATTTGGAGATTTTGTTTTGTTAAAAGTGGGGCGAATTGACTCACATAAGCTGCAAGTTGTGGTTTATAAGCTGAAGGAACTTCTTCAAACCCTGCTGGTAAGTCTTCGAGTCTGAGAGTAGCAGGTGAGGCGGCTTGTTGGCCTAATTGAGATAGTGGTGTTGCAGCATGAAGGTTTGTGTGAGTGGGGATAGTAACTAGGGTAATTGCAGACATTAAAGCAAGCGATCGCTTAAAGATTTTGCTAGTTTTCATTACAAAAAGCGGTTTTCCTAATCTACAAAAAGTACTGACTTCTACTAGTGTCTCTATAGTTCCTGCACTTTCGGTAAACTGAAATTCAGCACCGCTGAGTAAATTACTGAATCAAATGTAAGACTTGAGTGCAAAACAGTACTTCTATAGCACTCTCGCGTGAGAACCCCGTCTCTTCAAAGCGGGGATGAAACGCAGTTGCAGGATTTATCCTGCCAGTCATTTACCCGTTTGACTCTCAATATAACGTCTTACTGTTTCAGTTGAGGCATTGCCAACAGAACTAATAAAGTAACTGGAAGTCCACAAGCTAGGCAACCTTAGCAAGTGTGGAAATTCTTTTTTTCTCAAGTGATGAGCAGCTCTACCCTTCACCCAACGAGCCACTTGTGCTGCCGAGTCAGTGGGTTTAACATTAACCAGCAAGTGTACGTGGTCAGGCATAACTTCTAGTGCAATTAACTTCCACTGGTGTTCGACCACCAACTCGAAAATAATTTCTTGCAACCGTTCTGCAACTTGTCCAACTAGTATAGGTTTACGTCTTTTGGGAACAAACACAAAATGAAAATTAACCAGCGAGACTGAATTGCTTTCTCGCCGATACTCTAGATCTTTGACCGATAACTTAGCCATATCTTTATACTTTAGTTTGTTGTTGTGCTGGATAGTAACAACAAGGAGGCAATAAAGATGTTTGGCTGTCAGCAGGTTTTGATAGACGATACAGAGATTCTACCGTACTTAGAGTTCATTTGCTCAGAGGCAAATAAACTCATCAATTGTGGTACATACTACGGAAGACAAGTTTACTTCAAGACTGGCAAGATT
This genomic interval carries:
- the tnpA gene encoding IS200/IS605 family transposase, whose translation is MAKLSVKDLEYRRESNSVSLVNFHFVFVPKRRKPILVGQVAERLQEIIFELVVEHQWKLIALEVMPDHVHLLVNVKPTDSAAQVARWVKGRAAHHLRKKEFPHLLRLPSLWTSSYFISSVGNASTETVRRYIESQTGK